ATGTTCACCTTCTGCCTGTCACTAATAAATGTCCATCTTTTCTGGTCATGGATTTTAAGATCAAACTTTAAGAACTCGATGAACCATTTCCAAGACATCTTGTTTTCAATCTCCAAAATTGCATAGGCAACAGGATTGTTGCAATCATTAGTATCAAGGCCTACAGCAGTCAAGAGTACTCCCTGGTGTGGTCCTCTTAGGTGGCAGCCATCAACACCAAGTATAGGGCGCCAACCTTCCTTAAAGCCTTTTTTCAAGGCTGCAAAACAAATATACAACCTCTGGAATCTTTCTTTTTCACTATCCTCATCAACCTCTGTCTCAGCATGCACTGTGGAACTTGGATTTGAGTTCAATAATTCCTCACAGTAGTCCCAAATCCTTGTGTATTGTTGCTGATACTTTCCTTGAATCAGGATTTTGGCTTTTGCAAAGGTCTTGTAAACTTGATCCTTTGTGATATTTACATTCAACTCCTTATGCACCTTCTCTTTAAATGCACCAACTGTAACTTTTCTATTCATACGCAAAAACTCCATGTAATATCTAGCCAAAAAACTAGAGTTCGCATGTTTGTGATAGAAAGTTCTACCACACCGATGTTGTGGTCCCATTGTTCTAATTACCAATGCATCAGAATCTGGTTCTTTTGCAGCATAAGTAAACCACATGCATTTTTTATTCTTGCATTTTGCCCTGATCCTTTTCTGGTCATTCTTCTCCCAACTAGGCTCCTTACCCCACTGCACAGAATATAATTCAACAGCTCTCTTAAATAGCATCTTTGTGTCAAACAGTAAACCAACAAACAATTTAGGATTCTGCATGTCAACTTCTGGCCTGAACCTCACATATTTCGGCTTACTTCTTGAAGAGTTTTCATCTGAGGAATCATGGCAACTATGTAACTCCTCTGTGTTTATGGAATCTGATTCCTCTTGGACAGGAATTTGGTCCCCGTCATAAACATCAAAATGCAAGTCAGCAGCAAGACtttcttttacttttgcttGTACTTGCCTATGTGATTGTACTGGTACTTTTTTCTCTTCAGCATTTGGTATACTAGCTTTCCCTCCAACACTAGCAGTATATATGACATTCTGGCCATCAATTGCATTGTCAACAGTAGCAGTACAATGATTAAATATTATGTCATTTTCATCTTTACTAAATCATAGTCACTATCATGAAATCCTTCACCATTATCACCTGACTCAAATTCTGCCTCATTTTTAGCCTCAGCACCATCCTCTTCTTTAGTTTCAGGACCTCTCCGTTTACCATTGTTCAATTCTTGGACAGGAACATGAACTGGAAGTTCTTCATTCCCAATGAAGTCATCAAATATGATGTCCACATTCCATAAATCCTCATTTTCCTTCTTAGTTTCACTTTCAACAGGTGAGGAGTTCTTTAAACCAGGATCTATGGATCTAATATGAAAGTCATATACAACATAAACTTCAACTTTTCCAGTTTGTTTACCTATGGCAGCCATGTCTATTACATCCTCTTCACCATCTATCTGCCTAAGTCTCAACCCACCATTTTCAGTTGGGATTCTATACCTATAGCTAGCATCTGCATGACACCCAAGTAAGTAGCCAAAACCTCTGACAGCATCCATATTAATTTTTTCGGCCAAAACCCCCTCAAAAAGCTCCATGCTACCACCCAAATATTTTGTTTCTGGTTTTTCAAAGTATGCCCCACCATAGTAGACATATAGAGTAAACACATCCGACTCAGCACCTGTTTCAttttcaaacaaattaaactaaTTTACACCACAATCTGCTAGTTTACAAGCACATGATTTGGGGTACCATTGTCTACCATTTTCACAACATGAAAGCAACATTACACATTAAAGTTAAGGGATAGGGACCACATGAACCCATTTCTACAAACAACGACAAAAAAAATAACCTGAGAAAATTACCCACATCAGTTGCAGTAAAATGTCTGCTATTTAACATAAGATAACCCCACCAACCATGATTATGCTATTAACTTAACAAAACAGACAGCATTGTAGTCCTTAAACTTAATTGATTTGCTTGACTTCCTCTCCTCAACATAGCTCCTTTCGTGCTTATTGTCCCCCATTGCCTCTATCATTCACTTTCTTACGCCCTCCGATTCCTTATTCAACACGATTTGCTTCGATTTTATTTAGCAGATCATTGACTCAAGCCCTAGATTTTGTccaagaaattttttgttttcattttgggtTTTTGGGTATGTATTTCTCGTAGacttgtttcagtcactttTTAATTGGTAAAGACGCCAGAATGGAATTCCTTAAAATACCCCTTTTGTATTGCACGATTAGGAACCTAATGGAAATTATACAGTGGCGCCGCCACAAAGATCCTTGATTGGAACCGAAATATAAATTTAGGGATCCAATTGACTATAAATAATATATAGGGACTAAATCGACAGAAAAAAAgcttagggactaaattggcgattttccctTCAAATTTTGATTAATGGGAAGAATAGGGTAAGACAAATGATTATAGGCTTTTATTACGAAGGAAGTCTACTCACTCAATAATTGCTAGTAAGTACCTTGTCTAAGCTCTCATTCACCGTATAATCTCCATTAATAATCaaaaagagattttttttttaataatctaGGCATGAACAAATTCTCAATCTATGAATTTTTCATGAGGGTAATTTTTCTATCTTTTTTCTTCAAACAATATAATgggaattctttttttttttttttcaaattccctAGCCTCCCATCCATATTCTGAATTGGAAAACGAATATTTTTGTGCGATTAGAGTCTGCTCGAATTATTCAACTATACGTATGATGGGAAAATTGctatttaactttaaaaaatagtTTTATTAAAATACTCATACTTCTTAGAAGTATAATCCACTCAGTGGCAGAACCAAAACCCTAAAGTGAGGgaaaatcattttctaaaatttagaaaggAAAATCATTCTTTCTATTTAGAAGGGAAACCCAAAAAATAGTTCATATTGTTCTCAAATTTAGAAGGGAAAATCATTCTCTCtatttgaatttggaaactttgaaaaatttatTCTTCAAAT
Above is a genomic segment from Coffea eugenioides isolate CCC68of chromosome 5, Ceug_1.0, whole genome shotgun sequence containing:
- the LOC113771152 gene encoding uncharacterized protein LOC113771152 — encoded protein: MGDNKHERSYVEERKSSKSIKFKDYNAVCAESDVFTLYVYYGGAYFEKPETKYLGGSMELFEGVLAEKINMDAVRGFGYLLGCHADASYRYRIPTENGGLRLRQIDGEEDVIDMAAIGKQTGKVEVYVVYDFHIRSIDPGLKNSSPVESETKKENEDLWNVDIIFDDFIGNEELPVHVPVQELNNGKRRGPETKEEDGAEAKNEAEFESGDNGEGFHDSDYDLNVIYTASVGGKASIPNAEEKKVPVQSHRQVQAKVKESLAADLHFDVYDGDQIPVQEESDSINTEELHSCHDSSDENSSRSKPKYVRFRPEVDMQNPKLFVGLLFDTKMLFKRAVELYSVQWGKEPSWEKNDQKRIRAKCKNKKCMWFTYAAKEPDSDALVIRTMGPQHRCGRTFYHKHANSSFLARYYMEFLRMNRKVTVGAFKEKVHKELNVNITKDQVYKTFAKAKILIQGKYQQQYTRIWDYCEELLNSNPSSTVHAETEVDEDSEKERFQRLYICFAALKKGFKEGWRPILGVDGCHLRGPHQGVLLTAVGLDTNDCNNPVAYAILEIENKMSWKWFIEFLKFDLKIHDQKRWTFISDRQKGLGSTIQEILPGVEHRHCIRHLHNNFKKHHPGETIKGMFWACARSSYVNKFEAEMEGLRQYDEGAHQWLVDNTSPNHWSRSHFRTTCKYDILLNNICESFNSVILEAREKPILGMLENIRIYLMERLRTKREWMRKRNDVICPKIQKKLEKIEEDSRSSIARWSDESRFEVTPM